The Stratiformator vulcanicus genome has a segment encoding these proteins:
- a CDS encoding glycine C-acetyltransferase, producing the protein MRGDIQQQLADELSAIEESGLTKSERILTTPQAGRIKTAAGNEVLNLCANNYLGLAGHPEIIEAAHKGLDEWGFGLASVRFICGTQSIHKQLEVKISEFLGTEDTILYASCFDANGGLFETILGPEDAVISDSLNHASIIDGIRLCKAQRFRYANNDMADLEKRLKESTSARRRIIATDGVFSMDGTIANLPAICELADRYNALVMFDDCHATGFLGATGRGTHEFHQVQDRVDIITGTLGKALGGASGGYTSGRKEVIELLRQRSRPYLFSNTVAPPIVTASLRALELVDEEPRLRERLWENTRFFREEIGKLGYDVVPGEHPIVPIMLGDAKVASTMAERLLERGVYVVAFSFPVVPKGLARIRTQMSAALSKRDLEFAVEQFAAVKDEFTS; encoded by the coding sequence ATGCGCGGCGATATCCAACAACAATTGGCCGATGAACTCTCCGCGATCGAAGAGTCGGGCTTAACAAAGTCCGAACGTATCCTGACGACGCCGCAGGCAGGGCGAATCAAGACTGCTGCCGGCAATGAAGTTCTTAATTTATGCGCGAATAACTATCTCGGGCTCGCCGGTCACCCCGAGATCATTGAAGCCGCACACAAAGGGTTGGACGAGTGGGGATTCGGGCTTGCGTCCGTTCGCTTTATCTGTGGGACGCAGTCCATCCACAAACAACTTGAAGTCAAAATCAGCGAATTTCTGGGGACTGAAGATACGATTCTTTACGCCTCGTGCTTCGACGCGAACGGCGGATTGTTTGAGACGATCTTGGGACCCGAAGACGCGGTGATTTCGGACTCGCTCAACCACGCCTCAATCATCGATGGAATCCGGCTTTGTAAGGCGCAAAGATTCCGGTACGCCAACAACGATATGGCCGATCTGGAAAAGCGACTAAAAGAATCGACCTCTGCTCGTCGTCGTATCATCGCGACCGATGGTGTCTTCTCAATGGACGGCACGATCGCCAACCTTCCTGCGATTTGTGAACTCGCCGACCGTTACAACGCCCTCGTCATGTTTGACGACTGCCACGCCACCGGTTTTCTGGGGGCGACAGGTCGAGGGACGCACGAGTTTCATCAAGTGCAAGACCGAGTCGACATCATCACCGGTACGCTGGGCAAAGCGTTGGGAGGCGCCAGCGGGGGCTATACGTCCGGACGCAAAGAGGTCATCGAACTTCTCAGGCAGCGGTCCCGGCCCTACCTCTTTTCCAACACCGTCGCGCCGCCGATCGTGACAGCTTCGCTGAGAGCACTTGAACTCGTTGATGAAGAGCCGCGGCTGCGAGAGAGGTTGTGGGAGAATACGCGTTTCTTCCGGGAGGAGATCGGGAAGCTGGGATACGACGTGGTGCCCGGTGAGCATCCGATCGTGCCGATCATGTTGGGCGATGCGAAGGTTGCCTCAACGATGGCGGAGCGATTGCTGGAGCGCGGGGTTTACGTCGTCGCGTTCTCATTCCCGGTCGTCCCGAAAGGCCTCGCTCGCATCCGCACCCAAATGTCGGCGGCCCTGTCGAAGAGAGATTTGGAATTTGCTGTCGAGCAGTTTGCCGCCGTCAAAGACGAATTTACTTCGTAA
- a CDS encoding DUF4914 family protein, with protein sequence MPLSAFPELTLSHSLMSVLETAEAEGRLHLAGSVEDLVKLATPDPESGLGETTPQGEFMVGYDVPGRGFVNEARVCQVKNGVAANYLEPYMRRRDPNCMVVGDGEPTDKPTFDERFGKPFTDLRGETLDWLKTQPIAAFFFRTGLPDEPLNAVAVAPANAGFFALGLAMLQGIIPLEEIRENAADFYHRAVLYIAPPFRHTHFDGKQVVVHNRRYEADTKLHELFSYNLYPGPSAKKGVYGMLLTLGERDKTPWTTAHCSTVAVTTPYDNTTVIMHEGASGGGKSEMLEYMHREADGTLLLGVNTVSGEERKLTLQRGCKLNPVTDDMALCHSALQNKEGGEGKVTLIDAESAWFIRVNHITHYGTDPILERVMFSPPGPLLFLNIDAQPDATAVLWEHIQDEPGVPCPNPRVVMPRQYVENVVSEPVTVDIRSFGVRCPPCTKEKPTYGIFGIFHVLPPSLAWLWRLVAPRGHGNPSIVDAGGMQSEGVGSFWPFATGRKVDQANILLDQIMHSTNTQFVLIPNQHIGCWKVGFAPQWIAREYLARRGAHPFRSGDLKQSRCSLLGYNKESLNFEGGIIGSWFFDVANQPEVGEEAYEAGAKMLTDFFHEQIKLFLHEDLSPQGKQIIEACLNNASVEEYEAII encoded by the coding sequence ATGCCACTGTCCGCTTTTCCGGAATTGACTCTGTCCCACAGTCTGATGTCTGTGCTGGAAACCGCCGAGGCAGAGGGACGCCTGCACTTGGCCGGCAGCGTCGAAGACCTTGTGAAACTCGCCACTCCTGACCCCGAGAGCGGGCTCGGCGAAACAACGCCACAGGGTGAGTTCATGGTTGGTTACGACGTGCCCGGCCGCGGATTCGTCAACGAAGCTCGCGTTTGCCAAGTCAAGAACGGCGTCGCGGCCAACTATCTCGAGCCGTACATGCGGCGGCGCGATCCCAACTGCATGGTGGTCGGCGACGGCGAGCCGACGGATAAACCGACCTTCGACGAGCGATTCGGCAAGCCCTTCACCGATCTGCGGGGCGAGACCCTCGATTGGCTCAAGACGCAACCGATCGCGGCGTTCTTCTTCCGCACCGGTCTGCCGGACGAACCACTTAATGCGGTTGCCGTCGCCCCGGCGAACGCGGGTTTCTTCGCCCTCGGCCTTGCCATGCTGCAGGGGATCATCCCGCTTGAGGAGATCCGAGAGAACGCGGCCGATTTCTATCACCGGGCTGTCCTCTATATCGCGCCGCCGTTCCGCCACACACACTTCGACGGCAAACAGGTCGTCGTTCACAATCGCCGGTACGAGGCAGACACGAAACTGCACGAACTGTTTTCGTACAATCTCTACCCGGGACCTTCGGCAAAGAAGGGCGTCTACGGCATGTTGTTGACGCTCGGCGAGCGGGACAAAACGCCGTGGACGACGGCCCACTGCTCGACCGTCGCTGTCACAACGCCGTACGATAATACGACCGTGATCATGCACGAAGGGGCCTCCGGCGGCGGTAAGAGCGAGATGCTCGAATACATGCACCGAGAGGCCGACGGAACTCTGCTGCTCGGCGTAAACACCGTCAGTGGCGAAGAGCGCAAACTCACACTGCAACGCGGCTGCAAACTAAATCCCGTGACCGATGACATGGCGCTGTGCCATTCGGCCCTACAAAACAAAGAGGGGGGCGAAGGCAAAGTCACGCTGATCGACGCCGAGTCGGCCTGGTTCATCCGGGTCAATCACATTACCCACTACGGGACCGACCCGATTCTAGAGCGGGTGATGTTTTCGCCACCGGGGCCGCTTCTGTTCCTCAACATTGATGCTCAGCCCGACGCGACCGCCGTCCTGTGGGAGCACATTCAGGATGAGCCGGGCGTCCCCTGCCCGAACCCGCGGGTCGTCATGCCGCGGCAATATGTGGAGAACGTTGTAAGCGAACCGGTGACGGTCGACATTCGCAGTTTCGGAGTCCGCTGCCCACCGTGCACCAAAGAGAAGCCGACTTACGGCATCTTCGGTATCTTCCACGTGCTGCCTCCGTCGCTCGCTTGGCTGTGGCGACTCGTCGCTCCGCGCGGCCACGGCAACCCGTCGATCGTCGATGCGGGCGGGATGCAGTCCGAGGGTGTCGGCTCCTTCTGGCCGTTCGCGACAGGGCGAAAAGTCGATCAGGCGAACATCTTGCTCGACCAGATCATGCACTCGACCAACACGCAATTCGTGCTCATTCCCAATCAGCACATCGGCTGCTGGAAGGTCGGCTTCGCCCCGCAATGGATCGCCCGGGAGTATCTGGCCCGCCGTGGAGCCCACCCCTTCCGCAGCGGTGACCTCAAGCAGTCACGTTGCTCGCTCTTGGGTTACAACAAAGAATCGTTGAATTTCGAAGGCGGCATCATCGGCTCGTGGTTCTTCGACGTCGCCAATCAACCCGAAGTGGGCGAAGAAGCCTACGAGGCTGGCGCAAAAATGCTGACCGACTTTTTCCACGAGCAAATCAAACTCTTCCTGCACGAGGACCTCAGCCCACAGGGCAAGCAGATCATCGAAGCGTGCCTCAACAACGCCTCGGTCGAAGAATACGAGGCAATCATCTGA
- a CDS encoding peptidylprolyl isomerase, with protein MPIVEFQTSKGRVVIELFEQEAPNTVANFISLIEKGFYNGIDFHRVIPNFMAQGGDPLTKNENPNDDGTGGPGYVIDCECYKPNARKHFAGSLSMAHAGKDSGGSQFFLTHLPTFWLNADAQRQSGHTVFGRVVQGLDIARSLEKGDTIESAKVLRKRDHEYKPVTNSE; from the coding sequence CTGCCGATCGTGGAATTTCAGACGAGCAAGGGCCGCGTCGTCATTGAATTGTTTGAGCAGGAAGCGCCGAACACGGTCGCTAACTTCATCAGCCTGATTGAGAAAGGGTTTTACAACGGGATCGACTTCCACCGCGTCATTCCCAACTTTATGGCTCAGGGGGGCGACCCTTTAACCAAGAACGAAAATCCGAATGACGACGGCACCGGCGGCCCCGGTTACGTCATCGACTGCGAATGCTACAAGCCCAACGCCCGCAAACACTTCGCTGGCAGCCTCAGCATGGCCCATGCCGGCAAAGACTCCGGCGGCAGCCAATTCTTCCTGACTCACCTTCCGACGTTCTGGCTTAACGCCGATGCCCAGCGTCAGTCCGGCCACACCGTTTTCGGTCGAGTCGTCCAAGGCCTCGACATCGCCCGCTCGCTCGAAAAGGGCGACACGATCGAGTCGGCAAAAGTGCTCCGCAAGCGCGATCACGAGTACAAACCCGTGACGAACTCCGAGTAG
- a CDS encoding LptF/LptG family permease has product MRLLQRHILFELLKTFAVLLSILTVLLVFVGVFREVQESGLGGEQVLQILPFIVPSTMPFTIPATMLLTVCLVYGRIAANQEVTAAKAAGINVISLLAPAFVLAFLLSFASLILTDQVMPWAVENIHRIVANAVEEIFLDVLRSRHQMTDPQRGISITVMGVEDKRLIRPTFRYAPQGRSPVLIQAEEAELHFDVKNKQVLVELVHGFLDMPGDRQAWFNRRTQPFPLPEQMQVTKARHLSIRTINERVGIVTAELKQLRAERAFDSAFGLTVGEVERLSNANYLHFENVHETPRVTEREQLLTEKHSRFALAASCFFFVLMGAPYSIMQARKHFLTVFIICFVPILLGYYPMMLGLMNMAKRGEIDPTWSVWVANLTLLLISIWMIRRVLRN; this is encoded by the coding sequence ATGAGGCTGCTCCAGCGGCACATTTTGTTCGAGCTTCTCAAGACTTTCGCGGTTCTGCTGTCGATTCTCACAGTCTTGCTCGTCTTCGTCGGCGTGTTTCGCGAAGTCCAGGAGAGCGGTCTGGGCGGTGAGCAGGTCCTCCAGATTTTGCCATTCATCGTGCCGAGCACGATGCCGTTTACGATTCCCGCGACGATGTTGCTGACGGTTTGCTTGGTTTACGGTCGAATCGCTGCCAATCAGGAAGTGACGGCAGCGAAAGCGGCGGGTATCAACGTCATTTCGCTCTTGGCACCGGCATTCGTGCTCGCGTTTCTGCTCAGTTTTGCGTCGCTAATTTTGACCGACCAAGTCATGCCGTGGGCGGTCGAGAATATTCACCGCATCGTGGCAAACGCGGTCGAGGAAATTTTTCTCGACGTCCTCCGCAGCCGGCATCAAATGACTGATCCTCAGCGGGGAATTTCGATCACGGTCATGGGCGTCGAAGACAAGCGGCTCATCCGGCCGACGTTTCGTTATGCGCCGCAAGGTCGTTCTCCGGTTCTCATCCAGGCGGAAGAAGCGGAACTTCATTTCGATGTCAAAAACAAGCAGGTTCTCGTTGAGCTCGTCCATGGTTTTCTGGACATGCCCGGTGATCGGCAGGCGTGGTTTAATCGCAGAACCCAACCGTTTCCGTTGCCCGAACAAATGCAGGTGACGAAGGCCCGGCATCTGAGCATTCGAACGATCAACGAACGCGTCGGTATCGTCACTGCAGAGTTGAAGCAGTTGCGTGCCGAACGGGCTTTCGACTCAGCGTTCGGATTGACTGTCGGAGAGGTCGAACGCCTCTCAAACGCGAACTACCTTCATTTCGAGAACGTGCACGAAACGCCCAGAGTCACTGAGCGGGAACAACTACTGACAGAAAAACATAGTCGATTCGCGCTGGCGGCAAGCTGTTTTTTCTTCGTGCTGATGGGTGCGCCTTATTCCATCATGCAGGCCCGCAAGCACTTTCTGACGGTATTCATCATTTGCTTCGTACCGATTCTGCTCGGCTACTATCCAATGATGCTCGGATTGATGAACATGGCGAAGCGCGGCGAGATCGACCCGACTTGGTCGGTCTGGGTCGCGAATCTGACGCTGCTGCTGATCTCCATCTGGATGATCCGCCGCGTCCTTCGCAACTAG
- the tsaD gene encoding tRNA (adenosine(37)-N6)-threonylcarbamoyltransferase complex transferase subunit TsaD produces the protein MSSKRYLLAIETSCDETAASVIADDFSICSNVVASQAKLHERFGGVVPEIASRAHLSRILPVIATGLDEAEIKREQLAAIAATDGPGLVGSLLVGLTAAKTLAAAWELPLVTVDHIEAHLFACRLGAGRDVFPAVGLVVSGGHTNLYRCLSAFEFELLGSTIDDAAGEAFDKAARILGLPYPGGPSISAAAANGDSAAIDFPRPMANSDRLEFSFSGLKTAILYAAKGHPNGTPAPPLTEQRVCDLAASFQQAVVDVLVSKSAQAIRQTGKRRLLLGGGVAANRSLREQLGQQAERDGFELIVAPLEFCTDNAAMAALAWEQLGRGAVASLDCDVRSGLVRKRRPQKLTGRR, from the coding sequence ATGTCGTCGAAGCGCTATCTGTTGGCGATCGAGACGTCGTGCGACGAGACGGCCGCCTCTGTGATTGCGGACGATTTCTCGATCTGCTCGAACGTCGTTGCATCACAAGCCAAGTTGCACGAGCGTTTCGGAGGCGTCGTTCCGGAAATCGCCTCTCGCGCGCACTTGTCGCGAATCCTGCCCGTCATCGCTACCGGGCTCGACGAGGCGGAGATCAAGCGCGAGCAACTCGCTGCCATTGCGGCGACCGACGGGCCCGGTTTGGTTGGTTCGCTGCTGGTCGGTTTGACGGCGGCGAAAACTCTGGCGGCCGCTTGGGAGCTTCCATTGGTGACCGTCGATCATATCGAGGCGCACCTGTTTGCCTGTCGTCTGGGTGCGGGACGCGACGTCTTCCCCGCCGTCGGACTGGTCGTTAGCGGCGGCCACACCAATCTATATCGTTGTCTTTCGGCATTTGAATTCGAATTGCTCGGCTCGACTATCGACGACGCGGCCGGTGAGGCTTTTGATAAAGCGGCGAGGATTCTCGGTCTGCCCTATCCCGGCGGGCCTTCAATTTCTGCTGCCGCCGCGAACGGGGATTCAGCCGCGATTGACTTCCCACGACCCATGGCGAATTCCGACCGCCTCGAATTCAGCTTTAGTGGTTTGAAGACAGCGATTCTTTACGCCGCAAAGGGGCATCCGAACGGCACACCCGCTCCCCCTTTGACCGAGCAACGCGTCTGTGATCTCGCGGCGTCATTCCAGCAGGCCGTGGTAGACGTCCTGGTGAGCAAGTCGGCCCAGGCAATTCGACAAACCGGAAAGCGACGCCTGCTGTTGGGGGGCGGCGTCGCGGCGAATCGGTCGCTTCGTGAGCAGTTGGGGCAGCAGGCCGAGCGAGACGGATTTGAACTGATCGTCGCCCCGCTCGAATTCTGCACCGATAACGCCGCGATGGCGGCACTTGCTTGGGAGCAACTCGGTCGCGGCGCGGTCGCATCGCTTGATTGCGATGTCCGCAGTGGTTTGGTCCGTAAACGGCGTCCTCAGAAACTTACGGGCCGCCGCTGA
- a CDS encoding S41 family peptidase — MDRFATFGLFPIARLALAFAIVISALGVTPVRADDEQASDEEMFELFREFVESVEQIDRNYVNQVDRRVLFQAAIRGMVKELDPYSNYIPPKKLDQFTQEIEQEFGGIGIQVQVDPRSRRLVVTSPLPGTPAYRGGVRAGDIIMEIEGESTEDFTLEDAVARLKGKPGEAVTIGVLHKGEDEIETIEVVRDIIQVSTVLGDRYGEGDHWEYFIDDDEEIAYVRLTHFSRRSGAELRGVLRELLDDGMKGLILDLRFNPGGLLDQARQICDMFIDSGVIVSTKGRNTPERTWEARKGGTLPEFPVAVLVNRFSASASEIVSACLQDHERAAVIGERTWGKGSVQNVIDLGGGSSALKLTTASYHRPSGKNIHRFPDSTEDDVWGVTPDEEYRIRFDDGQLRSYLIERRRRDVIGGDDTEESSFKDPHIEAGLKYLRGAMNAEAPAEAEKKAASIGPAGRLNPLGPVMLAPTIPSSAA; from the coding sequence ATGGATCGATTTGCTACTTTCGGCCTGTTCCCGATCGCGCGGTTGGCGCTGGCGTTTGCCATCGTGATTTCCGCGCTCGGTGTCACTCCGGTACGAGCTGATGACGAGCAAGCGTCGGACGAAGAGATGTTCGAACTGTTTCGCGAATTCGTCGAAAGCGTCGAACAGATCGACCGCAACTACGTCAATCAGGTTGATCGCCGCGTTCTGTTCCAGGCCGCCATCCGGGGAATGGTCAAAGAACTTGATCCCTATTCCAACTACATTCCTCCCAAGAAGCTCGATCAGTTCACTCAGGAAATCGAGCAGGAATTCGGAGGGATCGGCATACAGGTTCAGGTCGATCCGCGGTCACGACGTTTGGTCGTCACCAGCCCACTCCCCGGTACGCCCGCCTACCGCGGCGGCGTCCGCGCCGGCGACATCATCATGGAGATCGAAGGGGAGTCGACCGAAGACTTCACACTTGAAGATGCGGTCGCCAGGCTGAAAGGCAAGCCGGGCGAAGCCGTCACGATCGGCGTGCTGCATAAGGGTGAGGACGAAATTGAAACGATCGAAGTCGTCCGCGACATTATTCAGGTTTCGACCGTACTCGGTGATCGCTACGGAGAGGGTGATCATTGGGAGTACTTCATCGATGACGATGAAGAGATCGCTTACGTCCGACTGACGCATTTCAGCCGCCGTTCGGGTGCCGAGTTGAGGGGTGTCCTCCGAGAGCTGCTTGATGACGGTATGAAAGGATTGATCCTGGACCTGCGGTTTAATCCGGGAGGCCTGCTTGATCAGGCCCGCCAAATCTGTGACATGTTTATCGACTCAGGCGTCATCGTGAGCACCAAGGGCCGCAATACGCCGGAGCGAACGTGGGAGGCACGTAAGGGAGGCACATTACCCGAATTTCCGGTGGCGGTTCTCGTCAATCGATTCAGCGCTTCGGCCAGTGAGATCGTCAGTGCCTGCCTGCAGGACCACGAGAGAGCGGCGGTCATCGGCGAACGGACCTGGGGCAAAGGCTCGGTCCAAAACGTGATCGATCTCGGAGGCGGCAGCAGTGCCCTCAAGCTAACCACCGCCAGTTATCACCGGCCCAGCGGAAAAAACATTCATCGCTTCCCCGACTCGACGGAGGATGATGTCTGGGGCGTCACTCCCGACGAAGAGTATCGGATTCGCTTCGACGACGGCCAACTTCGTTCGTACCTGATCGAGCGGCGCCGGCGCGACGTCATCGGGGGAGACGACACCGAAGAGTCATCCTTTAAAGACCCTCACATCGAAGCGGGGTTGAAGTATCTTCGAGGCGCGATGAATGCGGAAGCACCCGCTGAGGCCGAGAAGAAAGCGGCCTCGATCGGTCCGGCGGGTCGACTCAACCCGCTGGGCCCCGTGATGCTTGCCCCGACAATTCCATCCTCGGCGGCGTGA
- a CDS encoding PD-(D/E)XK nuclease family protein, whose amino-acid sequence MPSGSLLVLASESSFRSEVKVLTGPTYAGKTARLLEAYCRQLSRGFEAGRFGQAMWLTPTHRSKRFIEHRIAERLGTAVFKPQVVTFEDFCDSVVAAESPEMRRLDRVGRMRVLRDVIEELSRDGKLKHFQPIADTAGFLRLASALIAELKREEIWPEHFDDASSTSGGSARLRRIGELHLIYETYQNRLREPPGAMSAEQYYDSEGRLWSARNFLKEGRFGRLRALQLLIVDGFSDFTRTQREIVVALATNTRQTQIALTIDPPDRSRKIFAKTRATLEALRSEFGRTDGITSDIQSIEPVDSDVTPALSQVGGYLFDMPNRVQPVADATGVNIIRTLGPAAEARAVVTHIRSLISSGVAPVDIVVTARSLDASQNEIIKLCRDAGIGIDHDGGSSLRSKPKVRALLDVLRTEQADWRSADLAQLTNNSLLHFSIEPREREAAARDLSSRLRSLQLEGGRSDVLRAFSTASSTKIDDPDDGRSSGQPAERPATFLLRRLDSVLAPFRGKARFVEWVDRLFVLAGELGLRTSSDDAGDNGWASFEEVLGAARRVDSMMIATNVPIDLGRFLQRLGELIDESTVPERNDGTGNVRFLEADQIRAIDVPHLIYTGMTETELPRNQADDCLLNDGDRSRLADGGLAVNDRTRRQNDEMLLFHAVVSRARRSLTLTYSAVDSEGRPSYPSPYLASIRELFEDGALTEQEYEQFDPVPAEAAAVISERDRVLFAVAEALQGRCGVLQTWAAEPDNGPRIRNLMAAADMAWCRFHQRGPTRYDGWLSSESAQRVLAKLFPATHEFSVSELEAYANEPFLFFLSSVLRLEQLEPLGPRTDYRRRGTALHRALAKFHDRSLANDEERNREQLAEFIEQEMQRGPAASRALRALVRIESRHVPDWVESYLTQWTAYVDSIVELWSARPVVTHCEVAFGAMQHVTDEGQPAMPGVVVGSGEDVVHLRGQIDRVDAAAGYFNVIDYKLSGGKRFELEDVLSGKSLQLAVYARAVRELGLTDGSNCLSQVGYWDLSSGGFGPGMKTRARKLKSLDDDTVREIDAALDESIPQLASAIRSGVFLPRATTADMRYDRLFGIVERIGEWKAVAEPLAKSEVPSPGGPR is encoded by the coding sequence ATGCCATCCGGATCACTGCTTGTGCTCGCGTCCGAATCCAGTTTCCGATCTGAAGTCAAAGTGCTGACCGGCCCGACGTACGCGGGTAAAACCGCCCGGCTGCTGGAGGCGTATTGCCGCCAACTCTCGCGCGGATTTGAAGCAGGCCGCTTCGGCCAGGCGATGTGGCTGACGCCAACCCATCGTTCGAAACGCTTCATCGAACACCGCATTGCCGAACGGCTCGGTACGGCTGTGTTCAAACCGCAGGTCGTCACATTCGAGGACTTTTGTGATTCGGTTGTGGCCGCCGAGTCGCCCGAAATGCGTCGCCTCGATCGTGTCGGCCGAATGCGGGTGCTTCGTGACGTGATCGAAGAATTGAGCCGCGACGGAAAACTCAAACACTTTCAGCCGATTGCCGACACGGCTGGTTTTTTGCGTCTGGCCTCGGCTTTGATTGCAGAATTGAAGCGTGAAGAAATCTGGCCCGAACACTTCGATGACGCCTCGTCGACATCGGGTGGCTCCGCGCGACTGCGTCGAATCGGCGAACTCCATCTGATCTACGAGACGTACCAGAACCGCCTTCGCGAGCCTCCCGGCGCGATGTCAGCAGAGCAGTATTACGACTCCGAAGGTCGGTTGTGGTCTGCACGGAATTTTCTCAAAGAAGGGCGATTCGGACGGCTGCGAGCACTGCAGTTACTCATCGTTGACGGATTCTCTGACTTCACACGCACCCAGCGCGAAATCGTCGTCGCCCTTGCAACGAACACCCGGCAGACACAAATCGCGCTGACGATCGATCCGCCCGATCGATCCCGAAAGATTTTCGCGAAGACGCGGGCAACCCTCGAAGCGCTGCGGTCCGAGTTTGGCCGGACGGACGGAATAACGAGCGATATCCAGTCCATTGAACCTGTTGATTCAGATGTGACACCAGCGCTGAGTCAGGTCGGCGGATATCTTTTCGACATGCCGAATCGCGTTCAACCGGTCGCCGACGCAACGGGCGTCAACATTATTCGGACGCTGGGCCCTGCCGCCGAAGCTCGCGCTGTCGTGACGCACATTCGCAGTTTGATCTCATCGGGCGTTGCCCCGGTCGACATCGTCGTGACGGCCCGTTCACTCGATGCCAGTCAAAATGAAATCATCAAATTGTGCCGAGACGCGGGGATCGGCATCGACCACGACGGCGGTTCAAGTTTGAGGTCAAAGCCGAAGGTGCGAGCCCTCCTCGATGTTCTGAGGACCGAACAAGCCGATTGGCGATCGGCTGATCTCGCCCAACTCACCAACAATTCGTTGCTGCACTTCTCCATTGAGCCACGTGAACGAGAAGCGGCGGCCCGAGACCTATCGAGTCGGCTAAGAAGTTTGCAACTTGAAGGCGGGAGGAGCGATGTCCTGCGTGCATTCTCGACGGCCAGTTCAACAAAGATTGACGACCCCGACGACGGCCGGTCTTCTGGCCAGCCCGCCGAGCGACCGGCGACGTTCCTGCTCAGGCGGCTCGACAGCGTGCTCGCTCCGTTCCGCGGCAAAGCCCGTTTTGTCGAATGGGTCGATCGTTTATTCGTCCTTGCCGGCGAACTCGGATTGCGAACGTCGTCCGATGATGCCGGGGACAACGGTTGGGCATCGTTCGAAGAGGTGCTCGGCGCGGCACGCCGCGTCGACTCGATGATGATCGCCACGAATGTTCCAATCGACCTCGGTCGATTTCTTCAGCGGCTCGGCGAACTGATCGATGAATCGACCGTTCCGGAACGAAACGACGGAACCGGAAATGTCCGATTTTTAGAGGCGGATCAGATCAGAGCCATTGATGTACCGCACCTGATTTACACGGGCATGACTGAGACAGAACTGCCTCGCAATCAGGCGGATGACTGCCTGCTCAATGACGGCGACCGATCCCGTTTGGCGGACGGCGGTCTGGCCGTCAACGATCGCACTCGGCGGCAGAACGATGAAATGCTGCTGTTTCACGCCGTCGTTAGCCGGGCTCGTCGTTCGCTGACGCTGACTTATTCGGCGGTCGATTCGGAGGGCCGACCGTCTTATCCCAGCCCCTATCTCGCATCAATTAGAGAACTCTTTGAAGACGGTGCTCTCACCGAGCAGGAATACGAACAATTCGATCCGGTCCCCGCCGAAGCCGCAGCCGTGATCAGCGAACGGGATCGCGTTCTTTTTGCTGTCGCAGAGGCACTTCAGGGGCGTTGTGGCGTATTGCAGACATGGGCGGCAGAGCCTGACAACGGCCCCCGCATCCGAAATTTGATGGCTGCCGCCGACATGGCATGGTGTCGGTTTCATCAGCGTGGACCGACCCGCTATGACGGTTGGCTATCGTCGGAAAGCGCTCAGCGCGTTCTCGCGAAACTATTTCCGGCGACGCATGAGTTCAGCGTTAGCGAATTGGAAGCGTACGCGAACGAGCCGTTCCTTTTTTTCCTCTCTTCGGTCTTGAGATTGGAGCAGTTGGAACCCTTGGGGCCTCGCACGGACTATCGTCGCCGCGGGACCGCATTGCATCGGGCGCTGGCCAAGTTCCATGATCGGAGTCTCGCAAACGATGAGGAACGCAATCGGGAGCAATTGGCGGAATTCATCGAACAGGAAATGCAGCGCGGGCCCGCGGCGTCGCGGGCGCTTCGGGCACTCGTTCGCATCGAGTCGCGACATGTGCCGGATTGGGTCGAATCGTATCTGACTCAGTGGACGGCGTACGTCGATTCGATCGTCGAACTGTGGTCGGCCCGGCCCGTCGTTACCCACTGTGAGGTCGCTTTCGGAGCGATGCAGCATGTGACCGACGAAGGCCAGCCGGCGATGCCGGGCGTCGTCGTCGGAAGTGGGGAAGACGTCGTTCATCTCCGCGGGCAGATTGATCGCGTCGACGCCGCGGCAGGCTATTTCAACGTGATCGACTACAAGCTCTCGGGAGGGAAACGATTCGAGCTAGAGGACGTTCTGAGCGGCAAATCGCTGCAACTGGCCGTCTACGCGCGAGCGGTTCGAGAACTCGGTTTGACGGACGGTTCGAACTGTTTGTCACAGGTCGGTTATTGGGATTTGAGTAGCGGCGGGTTCGGCCCCGGCATGAAGACCAGAGCGAGAAAGCTGAAGTCGCTCGACGATGACACCGTCAGGGAGATCGACGCCGCTCTCGATGAATCGATTCCTCAACTCGCGAGCGCGATTCGGTCCGGAGTCTTTTTGCCTCGGGCAACGACCGCGGACATGCGATACGACCGGCTGTTCGGCATCGTCGAACGCATCGGGGAGTGGAAGGCCGTGGCTGAGCCGCTGGCGAAGTCGGAAGTCCCGTCTCCGGGAGGTCCGCGATGA